One Corynebacterium efficiens YS-314 DNA segment encodes these proteins:
- the secF gene encoding protein translocase subunit SecF, whose product MSTIHTQKKSRGTFNSLYTGEGGIDFIGRSKLWYWITGILLILSVLFIAVRGFSLSIDFEGGTKMNMPAADYSTEAVEETFTEATGVTPELVQVVGSGDARILEIHSERLGDDQIESARLALYEEFEPVNSEGVATPDAIGNSTVSESWGSTITERMIIALVVFLVLAAIYISIRLEREMAIAAMAALIVDGVVIAGIYAVIGFEVSPATVIGLLTVLTFSIYDTVVVFDKVRENTEGYEHSLRRTYGEQANLAVNQTFMRSVSTTIISALPIIALMVVAVWMMGVGTLKDLALIQLIGVIEGTFSSVFLATPILVWLKNRSAATKRHNEAVAAAREGRLDDAEEVLTPAVGGKRTVAKPVAPEEPGQPGGTWRPGRS is encoded by the coding sequence ATGAGCACCATCCACACACAGAAGAAGTCCCGGGGCACCTTCAACAGCCTCTACACCGGTGAGGGCGGCATCGACTTCATCGGCCGGTCCAAGCTCTGGTACTGGATCACCGGCATCCTGCTGATCCTGTCCGTCCTGTTCATCGCCGTTCGTGGGTTCTCCCTCAGCATCGATTTCGAGGGCGGAACCAAGATGAACATGCCGGCAGCCGATTACTCCACCGAGGCGGTGGAGGAGACCTTCACCGAGGCCACCGGGGTCACCCCGGAGCTGGTTCAGGTCGTCGGTTCCGGTGACGCCCGCATCCTGGAGATCCACTCCGAACGTCTCGGTGATGATCAGATCGAGTCCGCCCGCCTGGCGCTCTACGAGGAGTTCGAACCGGTCAACTCCGAAGGGGTGGCCACCCCGGATGCGATCGGTAATTCCACGGTGTCCGAATCATGGGGATCCACCATCACCGAGCGCATGATCATCGCCCTGGTGGTGTTCCTCGTCCTGGCGGCGATCTACATCAGTATCCGCCTGGAACGGGAGATGGCCATCGCTGCGATGGCCGCCCTCATTGTCGACGGTGTGGTCATCGCCGGTATCTACGCCGTCATCGGTTTCGAGGTGTCTCCGGCCACGGTCATCGGCCTGTTGACCGTGCTGACCTTCTCCATCTACGACACCGTCGTGGTCTTCGACAAGGTGCGTGAGAACACCGAGGGGTATGAACACTCGCTCCGCCGGACCTATGGTGAGCAGGCCAACCTGGCGGTCAACCAGACGTTCATGCGTTCGGTGTCCACCACGATCATCTCCGCCCTGCCGATCATCGCGCTGATGGTGGTGGCGGTGTGGATGATGGGTGTGGGCACCCTGAAGGACCTGGCCCTCATCCAGCTCATCGGTGTCATCGAGGGCACCTTCTCCTCGGTGTTCCTCGCCACCCCGATCCTGGTCTGGCTGAAGAACCGTTCGGCGGCCACCAAGCGTCACAACGAGGCCGTCGCCGCGGCCCGTGAGGGAAGGCTTGACGACGCCGAGGAGGTCCTCACACCGGCTGTCGGTGGGAAGCGCACCGTCGCAAAGCCGGTTGCCCCGGAGGAACCCGGCCAGCCGGGTGGAACCTGGCGCCCCGGCCGGAGCTGA
- the hisS gene encoding histidine--tRNA ligase, translated as MTDKNTRTEKIQPFSAPKGVPDYAPPRSAAFVAVRDAFITQAHLAGFEHIELPIFEETGLFARGVGESTDVVSKEMYTFADRGERSVTLRPEGTAGVMRAVIEHSLDRGQLPVKLNYAGPFFRYERPQAGRYRQLQQVGVEAIGVDDPALDAEIIALADRSYRSLGLTGFRLELTSLGDSNCRPAYRQKLQDFLLNLPLDEETRRRAEINPLRVLDDKRAEVREMTADAPLMLDHLDDGCRTHFETVTGLLDDMGVPYEINPRMVRGLDYYTKTTFEFIHDGLGAQSGIGGGGRYDGLMAQLGGQDLSGIGYGLGVDRTILALEAEGVTVGQERRVDVYGVPLGQAAKKAMAGIINDLRAAGISADMSYGDRGLKGAMKGADRSGSLYTLVLGENELDNGTVAVKDMRAHDQQDIALSEVVSALRAKLA; from the coding sequence GTGACTGATAAGAACACCAGAACCGAGAAGATCCAGCCGTTCTCCGCGCCGAAGGGTGTCCCGGATTATGCACCGCCACGCTCGGCGGCGTTTGTCGCCGTCCGTGATGCGTTCATCACCCAGGCGCACCTGGCGGGTTTCGAGCATATCGAGCTGCCGATCTTCGAGGAGACCGGGTTGTTCGCCCGTGGTGTGGGTGAGTCCACCGATGTGGTGAGCAAGGAGATGTACACCTTCGCCGACCGCGGTGAACGTTCCGTGACGCTGCGCCCGGAGGGCACCGCCGGTGTCATGCGTGCGGTCATCGAGCACAGTCTTGATCGCGGTCAGCTGCCGGTCAAGCTCAACTATGCCGGTCCCTTCTTCCGCTACGAGCGACCCCAGGCGGGTCGTTACCGTCAGCTCCAGCAGGTCGGTGTGGAGGCCATCGGCGTCGACGACCCGGCCCTGGACGCGGAGATCATCGCGCTGGCCGACCGCAGCTACCGTTCCCTGGGCCTGACCGGTTTCCGCCTCGAGCTGACCAGCCTGGGTGACAGCAACTGCCGTCCCGCCTACCGTCAGAAGCTCCAGGACTTCCTCCTCAACCTGCCCCTGGACGAGGAGACCCGCCGACGCGCCGAGATCAACCCGTTGCGGGTGCTCGACGACAAGCGTGCCGAGGTCCGTGAGATGACCGCGGATGCACCGCTCATGCTCGATCACCTCGATGATGGGTGCCGTACCCACTTCGAGACCGTCACCGGTCTGCTTGATGACATGGGTGTGCCCTATGAGATCAACCCACGTATGGTCCGTGGCCTTGACTACTACACAAAGACCACCTTCGAGTTCATCCATGACGGCCTCGGCGCGCAGTCCGGCATCGGTGGCGGCGGGCGTTACGACGGTCTCATGGCTCAGCTCGGCGGCCAGGACCTCTCCGGCATCGGCTACGGCCTGGGTGTGGACCGCACCATCCTGGCGCTCGAGGCTGAAGGCGTGACCGTCGGCCAGGAACGCCGCGTGGATGTCTACGGTGTGCCCCTCGGCCAGGCCGCGAAGAAGGCCATGGCTGGCATCATCAACGATCTGCGTGCCGCCGGTATCAGCGCGGACATGTCCTATGGTGACCGTGGCCTCAAGGGTGCGATGAAGGGTGCGGACCGCTCAGGCTCGCTCTACACCCTGGTGCTCGGCGAGAACGAGCTGGACAACGGCACCGTCGCGGTCAAGGACATGCGCGCCCACGACCAGCAGGACATCGCCCTGTCCGAGGTGGTCTCCGCCCTGCGGGCGAAGCTGGCCTAA
- a CDS encoding ABC transporter substrate-binding protein: protein MTACGETVEEPTAHEQHHFGYALNSPLATTNAASLLGVATDAGLLSSRLYPAVYVQGPSGQMIPNTDLATTQVLPGANRQVIYTINPEATYSDGQPVVCDDFLLAAKAGMMPSVFDSHVPLAAQIERVDCQSGSKSATVVFKEDYGNRWRHLFDQGTLLPAHAIAEKAGITLGELNRALQEEDVEALEEPARIWTEGFTLENFDPALQVSSGPYVITGVGEFGEVTLGRNEHYSGDAATLDQIVVWPKGADLETIALAGNLQIADIGSGDTATWVNRDDPMNPYDIYKEIGVLTEQLTLASAGVFYGAPARQAFAACVDQQAVAAASSRVSGIEVPAIGVHSVRAQNPVGQQLGDLPARKMAVDIGTASALAGTTVRIGYDGPDERKAAMVEAIRASCEPAGITVVDASEEVVSLRDLSRTVVTEWGYEQYYEGSLDAVLHAVDPSREFATVNSTGSDPISTRETEEQLWAEVPSIPLSAQPRVFVIDRTVGNVVVNTDLSGIGWNMDRWSRSED from the coding sequence ATGACCGCCTGCGGGGAGACGGTGGAGGAGCCCACCGCCCATGAGCAGCACCACTTCGGGTATGCCCTGAACTCACCGCTGGCCACCACCAATGCCGCCTCGCTCCTCGGGGTGGCCACCGACGCGGGGCTGTTGTCCTCCCGTCTGTACCCGGCGGTCTATGTGCAGGGCCCCTCGGGCCAGATGATCCCCAACACGGATCTGGCCACCACACAGGTGTTGCCCGGAGCCAACCGCCAGGTGATCTACACCATCAACCCGGAGGCCACCTACTCCGATGGTCAGCCGGTGGTGTGTGATGATTTTCTCCTTGCAGCCAAGGCCGGCATGATGCCGAGCGTGTTCGACTCCCACGTGCCGTTGGCCGCCCAGATCGAACGGGTGGACTGCCAGTCCGGTTCGAAATCGGCCACGGTGGTGTTCAAGGAGGATTACGGCAACAGGTGGCGTCACCTTTTTGATCAGGGCACGCTGTTGCCTGCCCATGCTATCGCGGAGAAGGCTGGGATCACCCTCGGGGAACTCAACCGGGCCCTGCAGGAGGAGGATGTGGAGGCGTTGGAGGAACCCGCCAGGATCTGGACGGAGGGGTTCACCCTGGAGAATTTCGACCCCGCCCTCCAGGTGTCCTCGGGCCCGTATGTGATCACCGGTGTCGGTGAGTTCGGGGAGGTGACCCTGGGGCGCAATGAGCACTACAGTGGCGATGCCGCGACACTGGACCAGATCGTGGTGTGGCCGAAGGGTGCGGATCTGGAGACGATCGCGCTGGCTGGCAACCTCCAGATCGCTGACATCGGATCGGGGGACACCGCCACCTGGGTCAACCGGGATGATCCGATGAACCCCTATGACATCTACAAGGAGATCGGCGTGCTCACCGAGCAGCTCACGCTCGCTTCAGCCGGTGTGTTCTACGGTGCCCCGGCCCGGCAGGCGTTTGCCGCCTGCGTTGACCAGCAGGCGGTGGCGGCGGCGTCGTCACGCGTCTCCGGCATCGAGGTCCCCGCGATCGGCGTGCACTCCGTGCGCGCACAGAACCCCGTGGGGCAGCAGCTGGGGGATCTGCCCGCCCGGAAGATGGCGGTGGACATCGGTACAGCCTCGGCGCTCGCCGGGACCACCGTGCGCATCGGTTACGACGGACCCGATGAGCGTAAGGCAGCCATGGTGGAGGCCATCCGGGCCAGTTGTGAGCCCGCGGGCATCACCGTGGTGGATGCCTCAGAGGAGGTGGTCAGCCTCAGGGATCTCAGCCGCACCGTGGTGACCGAATGGGGATATGAGCAGTATTACGAGGGTTCTCTCGATGCGGTGTTGCATGCGGTGGATCCCAGCCGGGAGTTCGCCACGGTGAACTCCACCGGTTCGGACCCGATCTCCACCCGGGAGACCGAGGAGCAGCTGTGGGCCGAGGTGCCCTCTATTCCGCTCTCAGCACAACCCCGCGTGTTCGTCATTGACCGCACTGTCGGTAACGTGGTGGTCAATACGGATCTCTCCGGAATTGGATGGAACATGGACCGCTGGTCCAGAAGTGAGGACTAA
- a CDS encoding RelA/SpoT family protein → MSLERNPQKSTIGVRSMSARLARSLTGTRMRTNPVLDPLLSIHRQFHPKADGAVLERAYSTAERLHEGVVRKSGDPYITHPLAVATIAAEIGMDTTTLVAALLHDTVEDTDYSLDDLTRDFGEEVARLVDGVTKLDKVALGAAAEAETIRKMIVAMSQDPRVLVIKVADRLHNMRTMRFLPPEKQAKKARQTLEVIAPLAHRLGMASIKWELEDLSFAILYPKKYEEIVRLVADRSPSRDRYLKEIIDQVTAGLHDNNIPAEVLGRPKHYWSIYQKMIVRGRDFDDIFDLVGIRILVDNVNNCYAAIGVVHSLFNALPGRFKDYISAPRFGVYKSLHTTVMGPGGKPLEVQARTHEMHYNAEFGIAAHWRYKETKGSHTGDREEVDQMAWMRQLLDWQKEAADPNEFLDSLRYDLTSKQIFVFTPKGDVVNLPVDSTPVDFAYAVHTEVGHRCIGAKINGKLVALETKLKSGDRVEVFTSKDPNAGPSRDWQDFVVSPRAKAKIRQWFAKERREEYLEAGRDALAAVIQRGGLPMHRLFTATTMKRVATELHYSDVDALYTAIGSGSVSAQHVVNRLVAIFGDQEDAEDALVDRTPFSELVESRAATGNNESGILVEGSPDVLAKLAKCCMPVPGDEIFGFVTRGGGVSVHRTDCTNAEKLREEPERMVQVAWASEGQGSVFSATLQLEALDRAGLLFELTRVINEQKVSVTAMNSHCSDDRVATVRFTFAVSDTKQLGSLMTQLRNAEGVFDVYRVTSGG, encoded by the coding sequence ATGAGTCTGGAGCGTAATCCGCAGAAGTCGACAATAGGTGTGCGCAGCATGTCGGCCAGGCTCGCCAGGAGTCTCACGGGTACGAGGATGCGCACCAATCCGGTGCTGGATCCCCTGTTGAGCATCCACCGGCAGTTCCACCCCAAGGCGGATGGGGCGGTGCTTGAACGGGCCTATTCCACCGCGGAACGTCTCCACGAGGGGGTGGTCCGTAAATCCGGTGACCCCTACATCACGCATCCCCTCGCCGTGGCGACCATCGCCGCGGAGATCGGCATGGACACCACCACGCTGGTGGCCGCCCTGCTTCATGACACGGTCGAGGACACCGACTACTCCCTGGACGATCTCACCCGGGATTTCGGGGAGGAGGTCGCCAGGCTTGTCGACGGGGTGACCAAGCTCGACAAGGTGGCCCTGGGAGCTGCGGCGGAGGCCGAGACGATCCGCAAGATGATCGTGGCCATGAGCCAGGATCCGCGGGTGCTGGTGATCAAGGTCGCCGACCGCCTGCACAACATGCGCACCATGCGTTTTTTGCCCCCGGAGAAGCAGGCCAAGAAGGCGCGTCAGACCCTGGAGGTGATCGCCCCGCTCGCACACCGTCTGGGTATGGCGAGCATCAAGTGGGAGTTGGAGGATCTCTCCTTCGCCATCCTGTACCCAAAGAAGTACGAGGAGATCGTCCGCCTCGTCGCTGACCGTTCCCCCTCCCGGGACAGGTACCTCAAGGAGATCATCGACCAGGTCACCGCCGGGTTGCATGACAACAACATCCCGGCCGAAGTGCTCGGTCGCCCGAAGCACTACTGGTCGATCTACCAGAAGATGATCGTGCGGGGCCGCGACTTCGATGACATCTTCGACCTGGTGGGCATCCGCATCCTGGTGGACAATGTCAATAACTGCTACGCCGCCATCGGCGTGGTCCACTCGTTGTTCAATGCGCTGCCGGGTCGTTTCAAGGATTACATCTCCGCTCCACGTTTCGGGGTGTACAAGTCGCTGCACACCACGGTCATGGGCCCGGGGGGCAAACCCCTGGAGGTGCAGGCACGGACCCATGAGATGCACTATAATGCGGAATTCGGCATCGCAGCCCACTGGCGGTACAAGGAGACCAAGGGCTCACACACCGGTGACCGCGAGGAAGTGGATCAGATGGCGTGGATGCGCCAGTTGCTCGACTGGCAGAAGGAGGCCGCGGATCCGAATGAGTTCCTCGACAGTCTGCGCTATGACCTGACCTCCAAGCAGATCTTCGTGTTCACCCCCAAGGGCGATGTGGTCAACCTCCCGGTGGATTCCACCCCGGTTGACTTCGCCTACGCGGTCCATACCGAGGTCGGCCACCGGTGTATCGGTGCGAAGATCAACGGCAAGCTGGTCGCCCTGGAGACCAAGCTGAAATCCGGTGACCGCGTGGAGGTGTTCACCTCCAAGGATCCCAACGCCGGACCGAGCCGTGACTGGCAGGATTTCGTGGTGTCCCCACGGGCGAAGGCGAAGATCCGCCAGTGGTTCGCCAAGGAACGCCGCGAGGAGTACCTGGAGGCTGGCCGTGATGCACTCGCCGCGGTGATCCAGCGCGGTGGGCTGCCCATGCACAGGTTGTTCACCGCGACCACGATGAAGAGGGTCGCCACCGAGCTGCACTACTCGGATGTGGATGCGCTCTACACCGCGATCGGTTCGGGTTCGGTCTCCGCGCAGCATGTGGTCAACCGCCTGGTGGCGATCTTCGGTGACCAGGAGGATGCCGAGGACGCCCTGGTTGACCGGACACCGTTCAGCGAACTGGTGGAATCCCGTGCGGCCACCGGCAACAATGAGAGCGGGATCCTCGTCGAGGGCAGTCCCGATGTGTTGGCCAAGCTGGCCAAATGCTGTATGCCGGTGCCGGGGGATGAGATCTTCGGTTTTGTCACCCGTGGTGGTGGTGTGTCCGTGCACCGCACCGACTGCACCAACGCGGAGAAACTCCGCGAGGAACCCGAACGCATGGTGCAGGTGGCCTGGGCCTCGGAGGGGCAGGGTTCGGTGTTCTCCGCGACGCTGCAGCTGGAGGCTCTCGACCGTGCCGGTCTGCTCTTCGAACTCACCCGCGTGATCAATGAACAGAAGGTATCGGTCACCGCGATGAACTCCCACTGTTCCGATGACCGTGTGGCCACCGTCCGCTTCACATTCGCGGTCTCGGACACCAAGCAGCTGGGGTCCCTGATGACCCAGTTGCGTAATGCGGAGGGTGTCTTCGATGTCTACCGGGTGACCTCAGGCGGATAG
- a CDS encoding adenine phosphoribosyltransferase, producing MDSGRDSGNDSGSVNMARARVALTEHTRYVHDFPAEGVLFEDLTPVLANAEAFAAVVDAQAEAAEELGAEIIGGLDARGFLLGSAVAYKLGLGVIAIRKKGKLPPPVVTQDYDLEYGSAALELPAEGLDLEGRRVVLIDDVLATGGTLAAARKLIETCGGNVTGYVLAIEVGGLGGRERLGDIPVHVIRDPQ from the coding sequence ATGGATAGCGGTAGGGACAGCGGCAACGACAGCGGCAGTGTCAACATGGCCAGGGCGCGTGTCGCCCTCACCGAGCACACCCGCTATGTGCACGATTTCCCTGCAGAGGGTGTCCTGTTCGAGGATCTCACCCCGGTACTGGCCAATGCCGAGGCCTTCGCCGCTGTGGTGGATGCACAGGCGGAGGCCGCCGAGGAGCTCGGGGCCGAGATCATCGGCGGGTTGGATGCCCGTGGATTCCTTCTGGGTTCGGCCGTGGCCTACAAGCTGGGTCTCGGTGTGATCGCCATCCGTAAGAAGGGCAAGCTGCCCCCGCCGGTGGTCACCCAGGATTATGACCTGGAGTACGGTTCCGCGGCGTTGGAGCTGCCCGCGGAGGGGTTGGATCTTGAGGGTCGGAGGGTTGTGCTCATCGATGATGTGCTCGCCACCGGCGGGACACTCGCGGCAGCACGTAAACTGATTGAAACATGTGGTGGCAATGTCACCGGTTATGTTCTCGCCATTGAGGTCGGTGGCCTCGGTGGTCGGGAACGTCTGGGAGACATCCCGGTCCATGTGATCAGGGATCCGCAGTAG
- the secD gene encoding protein translocase subunit SecD has translation MARQKKSAVSAWEAWPKRAIAIFVLILFGVYALVFFTGDRSATPKLGIDLQGGTRVTLVPQGQEPTQDQLNQARVILENRVNGMGVTGASVVADGNTLVITVPGEDVAQAQALGQTSQLLFRPVGQAGMPDMTTLMPVLEDMANRWVEYGVITEDEANTALAEMHSAVVETEQAGEEPAETAGEAPTVTAEPMPEPANSIEATERRQEITEMLRTDRQSTDPTTQIAASSLMQCTPDEMDPIAGTDDPRLPLVACDRASGGVYILDPAPLLQGETDEEDGARLTGNEIDTDRPITGGFNSQTGQMEINFAFKSGAGESGSATWAALTNEYLQQQIAITLDSEVISAPVIQSATPVGSATSITGDFTQEEATELANNLRYGALPLSFAGENGERGGTTTTVPPSLGAASLQAGLIAGVVGIVLVAIFVFAYYRVFGFVSLFTLVAAGALVYGSLILLGRWIGYSLDLAGIAGLIIGIGTTADSFVVFYERIKDEVREGRSFRSAAPRAWERAKRTIVTGNMVTLIGAVAIYLLAVGEVKGFAFTLGLTTVFDILVTFLVTAPLVILASRKPVFAKPSVNGMSRVYRLVDELRANGELDELHHVGTVAAPATVSSGTPGSTEKEQR, from the coding sequence TTGGCTCGGCAGAAGAAGAGTGCCGTTAGTGCCTGGGAGGCATGGCCGAAACGCGCGATTGCGATTTTCGTCCTTATTCTCTTCGGCGTCTACGCGCTCGTATTTTTTACAGGTGATCGTTCGGCCACGCCGAAACTCGGAATTGATCTCCAGGGCGGCACCCGTGTGACCCTGGTCCCGCAGGGACAGGAACCCACCCAGGATCAGCTCAACCAGGCGCGCGTGATTCTGGAGAACCGCGTCAACGGCATGGGTGTCACCGGTGCCAGTGTGGTTGCCGATGGCAACACCCTGGTGATTACCGTCCCGGGCGAGGATGTTGCGCAGGCCCAGGCCCTCGGTCAGACCTCGCAGCTGTTGTTCCGCCCCGTCGGCCAGGCCGGCATGCCGGATATGACCACCCTCATGCCTGTGCTGGAGGACATGGCCAACCGCTGGGTTGAATACGGCGTCATCACCGAGGATGAGGCCAATACCGCGCTCGCGGAGATGCACTCCGCGGTCGTGGAGACGGAGCAGGCCGGGGAGGAGCCTGCCGAGACCGCCGGTGAGGCACCCACGGTGACGGCGGAACCCATGCCGGAACCGGCGAACTCCATCGAGGCCACGGAGCGTCGTCAGGAGATCACCGAGATGCTGCGCACCGATCGTCAGTCCACCGACCCGACGACCCAGATCGCGGCCAGCTCCCTCATGCAGTGCACCCCCGATGAGATGGACCCGATCGCGGGTACTGATGACCCACGTCTGCCACTAGTCGCCTGCGACCGGGCCAGCGGCGGGGTCTACATCCTCGACCCGGCACCCCTGCTGCAGGGGGAGACCGATGAGGAGGACGGTGCCCGTCTGACCGGTAATGAGATCGATACCGATCGTCCCATCACCGGTGGGTTCAATTCCCAGACCGGACAGATGGAGATCAACTTCGCCTTCAAGTCGGGTGCGGGGGAATCGGGTTCCGCCACCTGGGCGGCCCTGACCAACGAGTACCTCCAGCAGCAGATCGCCATCACCCTGGATTCCGAGGTCATCTCCGCACCGGTGATCCAGTCGGCCACCCCGGTGGGCAGCGCCACCTCCATCACCGGTGACTTCACCCAGGAGGAGGCCACGGAACTGGCCAACAACCTGCGTTATGGTGCCCTGCCACTGAGTTTCGCCGGTGAGAACGGTGAGCGCGGTGGCACGACCACCACGGTCCCACCCTCCCTGGGTGCGGCCTCCCTGCAGGCCGGTCTCATCGCCGGTGTCGTGGGTATCGTCCTCGTCGCCATCTTCGTCTTCGCCTACTACCGCGTGTTCGGCTTCGTCTCCCTGTTCACGCTGGTCGCGGCCGGTGCACTGGTGTACGGATCCCTCATCCTGCTGGGCCGGTGGATCGGGTATTCCCTCGATCTCGCGGGCATCGCCGGTCTGATCATCGGTATCGGCACCACCGCCGACTCCTTCGTGGTCTTCTACGAGCGCATCAAGGATGAGGTGCGTGAGGGCAGGTCCTTCAGATCCGCCGCCCCGCGCGCCTGGGAGCGCGCCAAGCGCACCATTGTCACCGGCAACATGGTCACCCTCATCGGTGCCGTGGCCATCTATCTCCTGGCTGTCGGCGAGGTCAAGGGCTTCGCCTTCACCCTGGGGCTGACCACCGTCTTCGACATCCTGGTGACCTTCCTGGTCACCGCACCCCTGGTAATCCTGGCGTCCCGCAAGCCGGTGTTCGCCAAGCCGTCTGTCAACGGCATGTCCCGTGTGTACAGGCTGGTGGACGAGTTGCGTGCCAACGGTGAACTCGATGAGTTGCATCATGTCGGTACGGTTGCCGCTCCTGCGACCGTCAGCTCCGGCACCCCCGGTTCTACTGAGAAGGAGCAGAGGTAA
- a CDS encoding MBL fold metallo-hydrolase gives MEILGFAAGPYKTNCYVVVGDGEVAIIDPGMHTHDDLVEYITTNKLTVDKIVLTHGHIDHTRDAGVVARRFNAPVYIHPDDVFFLEAYKGSGTRTAMLFDADNMLSPESTIDLVDGETITLAGEEFTLRHAPGHSPGCTMLVGREYCFSGDVLFKGSIGRTDFEFADEEAMTRSLRTVVLGLDDALQILPGHGPTTTMRAERMGNPFLRALRPN, from the coding sequence ATGGAGATTCTCGGTTTCGCGGCAGGTCCCTACAAGACCAACTGTTATGTCGTTGTCGGTGACGGTGAGGTGGCGATCATCGACCCCGGTATGCACACCCACGATGATCTGGTGGAGTACATCACCACCAACAAACTCACCGTGGACAAGATCGTGCTCACCCACGGTCACATCGACCACACCCGGGACGCGGGGGTGGTCGCCAGGCGTTTCAACGCACCGGTCTACATCCACCCCGATGATGTGTTCTTCCTGGAGGCCTACAAGGGCAGCGGCACCCGCACCGCCATGCTCTTCGACGCCGACAACATGCTCTCCCCGGAGTCCACCATCGATCTCGTCGACGGGGAGACCATCACCCTGGCGGGCGAGGAATTCACCCTCCGCCACGCGCCGGGACACTCACCCGGCTGCACCATGCTGGTGGGGCGGGAGTACTGCTTCTCCGGTGATGTGCTGTTCAAGGGGTCCATCGGCCGCACTGATTTCGAGTTCGCCGATGAGGAGGCCATGACCCGCTCCCTGCGCACTGTTGTCCTCGGGTTGGATGATGCCCTGCAGATCCTGCCCGGGCACGGTCCCACCACCACCATGCGTGCGGAACGGATGGGTAACCCGTTCCTGCGTGCGCTGCGCCCAAACTGA
- the yajC gene encoding preprotein translocase subunit YajC produces the protein MDILLLLFLLVILALPTILMSRRQRAKMAEIQKLQDALQPGDRVVTTAGLHAIVVSVSEDLVDLEIAPGVVTSWEKMSVVRVVAPAAGSAPAVDQVDNTSTNPFGQGAWNPDLGQNHPENFGDVDGDDRPSGAPETR, from the coding sequence ATGGATATTCTTCTACTTCTCTTCCTTCTGGTCATCCTCGCGCTGCCGACCATCCTCATGAGTCGTCGTCAGCGTGCGAAGATGGCTGAGATCCAGAAACTGCAGGATGCTCTCCAGCCGGGTGACAGGGTGGTCACCACCGCTGGACTGCACGCCATTGTGGTTTCGGTATCGGAGGATCTCGTGGACCTGGAGATCGCCCCCGGTGTGGTGACTTCCTGGGAGAAGATGTCCGTGGTGCGTGTGGTTGCCCCGGCAGCAGGTAGCGCCCCGGCCGTCGACCAGGTAGACAACACCTCCACCAATCCTTTCGGTCAGGGAGCCTGGAACCCTGACCTCGGGCAGAACCACCCGGAGAACTTCGGCGACGTCGACGGCGATGACCGTCCCTCCGGTGCCCCGGAGACCCGCTGA
- a CDS encoding peptidylprolyl isomerase translates to MSNNKERRQTALSQLEKELKSRDRKEKTKPMTVVAASLAVILLVVGGIWYAATRDTGEEAITADETTTAPEDPTYEPLAVTRTTPLGNTVSCTYEEAGEASREVSTPETEDVPATGTVTVNLSTNQGEIGMELDRSVSPCTVNAIEHFAAEGYYDDVVCHRLTTSGIYVLQCGDPSGTGAGGPGFQFANEYPTDEAAQEDLNTPVIYERGTIAMANAGQDTNGSQFFLNYEDSPLPPVYTYFGQITEEGLATLDAIAETGVEGGATDGAPAEKVVIETATVA, encoded by the coding sequence GTGAGCAATAACAAGGAACGGCGCCAGACGGCACTCTCCCAGCTTGAGAAGGAACTCAAAAGCAGGGACCGCAAGGAGAAGACCAAGCCGATGACCGTTGTGGCCGCCTCCCTGGCGGTCATCCTCCTGGTCGTCGGTGGCATCTGGTACGCAGCAACCCGCGATACCGGTGAGGAGGCCATCACCGCCGATGAGACGACCACCGCCCCGGAGGATCCCACCTACGAGCCGCTGGCGGTCACCCGCACCACCCCACTCGGTAACACCGTCTCCTGCACCTACGAGGAGGCCGGCGAGGCCTCCCGTGAGGTGTCCACCCCGGAGACCGAGGACGTGCCAGCTACCGGAACCGTCACCGTCAATCTGTCCACCAACCAGGGTGAGATCGGTATGGAACTCGACCGGTCCGTCTCCCCGTGCACCGTCAACGCCATCGAGCACTTCGCCGCGGAGGGGTACTACGATGACGTGGTCTGCCACCGCCTGACCACCTCCGGCATCTACGTTCTCCAGTGCGGTGATCCCAGTGGCACCGGTGCGGGCGGCCCGGGATTCCAGTTCGCCAACGAGTACCCCACCGATGAGGCTGCCCAGGAGGATTTGAACACCCCGGTCATCTACGAGCGCGGCACCATCGCCATGGCCAACGCCGGCCAGGACACCAACGGTTCGCAGTTCTTCCTCAACTACGAGGACTCCCCGCTGCCACCGGTCTACACCTACTTCGGTCAGATCACCGAGGAGGGTCTGGCCACCCTCGATGCCATCGCCGAAACCGGCGTGGAGGGTGGTGCCACCGACGGCGCACCTGCAGAGAAAGTGGTCATCGAGACCGCGACGGTGGCCTAA